Proteins encoded in a region of the Puniceicoccus vermicola genome:
- a CDS encoding Dabb family protein: MIRHLLLIQFKEDVTADQIDEVATLFRQIPEKIEGVVSAEWGANNSPEHKNQGYSHAVLMNFADEAGRENYLPHPEHDALKAVFKPLITDIIVFDYSA, encoded by the coding sequence ATGATCCGACATTTGCTGCTGATTCAATTCAAAGAAGACGTCACCGCTGACCAGATCGACGAAGTCGCCACCCTCTTCCGGCAGATCCCGGAAAAGATCGAAGGGGTCGTCTCCGCCGAATGGGGGGCCAACAACAGTCCCGAGCACAAAAACCAAGGCTATTCCCATGCCGTCCTAATGAATTTCGCCGACGAGGCGGGACGCGAGAACTACCTGCCCCATCCGGAACACGATGCGCTCAAGGCGGTATTTAAACCCCTCATCACTGACATCATCGTGTTCGATTATTCTGCGTAG
- a CDS encoding MGH1-like glycoside hydrolase domain-containing protein yields MTAEHERLAAEERREADWKRWGPYLSERQWATVREDYSANGDSWRYFPHEHSRSRAYRWGEDGLLGITDRQCRLCFSFALWNGVDPILKERLFGLTGPEGNHGEDVKECYYYLDAVPTYSYAKALYKYPHTAFPYAELIAENAKRGYGEREFELTDTGIFDENRYFDVVAEYAKAGPNDILIRLTVHNRGPDAASIDILPTLWFRNTWEWDCDHEGCSTRPFITQTQEGDFLACHEGVSLETHRDLGRYRLSQRTDEGGEEKLFTNNTTNRELLFNQPSETPWRKDAFHRYVIGGETEAVNPQGNGTKAAFRFSRTIAAGGSAVVELRLRPDENSEAGSVGDDFGKIFAQRIAEAEEFHASIGPDPAKDSEDATIARQARAGLLWSNQFYHYVVKDWQKGDPGSPPPPADRVNVRNRDWKNLYARDILSMPDKWEYPWFAAWDAAFHMIPYAQMDPAFAKKQLLLYLREWYLHPNGQIPAYEFNFSDVNPPVHAWAARRVFEVEAAGGNGDRLFLERVFQKLLLNFNWWVNRKDTDGENLFAGGFLGLDNIGVFDRSHPQMIQGKLEQADATAWMAFYCLNMLEISIILACEPDGTVNTAYEDMASKFFEHFVQIVEAINHLGGSGLWDEEDGFYYDQISYADGKSCRLKTRSLVGLLPLIAAMPLSTKTLDRLPGFKNRFEWFLRYHKDLSRHVAQEQQEGHTDYLLAMAPRNRLQRILNYLTDEDEFLSPHGIRSLSRRYESEPFRFTVGGKTLDVGYLPGESDSGLFGGNSNWRGPIWFSTSFLLIEALLRYDEYYGDAVLATLPENDSPIRLKALAIQVASRMADLFRPGPDGARPCHGGHQPYAEDPHWKDLVLFYEYFDPESGRGCGASHQTGWTSLVATLLRKLHEDSYTEFSKV; encoded by the coding sequence ATGACGGCGGAGCATGAAAGACTGGCCGCCGAGGAGCGTCGCGAAGCGGACTGGAAACGCTGGGGGCCCTACCTCTCCGAGCGACAATGGGCCACCGTTCGGGAGGATTACTCCGCCAATGGAGACTCTTGGCGCTACTTTCCCCACGAGCATTCCCGCAGTCGTGCGTACCGCTGGGGGGAGGACGGATTGCTCGGGATCACGGATCGGCAATGTCGCCTCTGCTTCTCTTTTGCTCTCTGGAACGGGGTCGATCCCATCCTCAAGGAGCGTCTCTTCGGCTTGACGGGGCCGGAAGGCAACCACGGCGAAGATGTCAAAGAGTGCTACTACTACCTCGATGCGGTTCCTACCTATTCGTACGCCAAAGCGCTCTATAAATATCCACACACCGCCTTTCCCTACGCGGAACTTATCGCGGAGAATGCGAAGCGGGGCTACGGAGAGAGGGAGTTTGAACTCACGGACACTGGCATCTTTGACGAGAACCGCTACTTTGACGTGGTCGCTGAGTACGCGAAAGCGGGGCCCAACGACATTCTCATCCGACTCACGGTTCACAACCGGGGTCCCGATGCAGCCTCCATTGACATTCTCCCGACCCTCTGGTTCCGCAACACTTGGGAATGGGACTGCGATCACGAAGGTTGCTCGACACGACCCTTTATCACCCAGACCCAAGAGGGAGATTTTCTCGCCTGCCACGAGGGAGTCTCTCTGGAAACCCACCGCGATCTGGGGCGCTACCGGCTATCCCAGCGGACTGACGAGGGCGGCGAAGAAAAGTTATTCACCAACAATACCACGAATCGCGAACTGCTTTTCAATCAGCCGAGCGAAACCCCGTGGAGAAAAGATGCGTTTCACCGCTACGTGATCGGTGGTGAAACTGAGGCGGTCAATCCTCAGGGCAACGGGACCAAAGCCGCTTTCCGTTTTTCGCGGACGATTGCGGCGGGTGGCTCTGCTGTAGTCGAACTGCGACTACGGCCCGATGAGAACTCCGAAGCCGGTTCGGTGGGCGATGATTTTGGAAAAATCTTTGCCCAAAGAATTGCCGAGGCCGAAGAGTTTCACGCCTCGATCGGCCCAGACCCGGCGAAAGATTCAGAGGACGCAACGATCGCGCGGCAAGCCCGGGCCGGACTTCTCTGGTCCAATCAGTTCTATCACTACGTGGTCAAAGACTGGCAAAAAGGCGACCCCGGAAGCCCCCCTCCCCCAGCCGACAGAGTGAACGTGCGCAACCGCGATTGGAAGAACCTCTATGCGCGCGACATCCTATCCATGCCGGACAAATGGGAATATCCTTGGTTCGCCGCTTGGGATGCGGCGTTTCACATGATTCCCTACGCCCAAATGGATCCGGCCTTCGCCAAGAAACAGTTACTTCTTTACCTCCGCGAATGGTACCTCCACCCCAACGGGCAAATCCCCGCCTACGAATTCAACTTCTCCGACGTTAACCCACCCGTCCATGCTTGGGCCGCGCGGCGGGTCTTCGAAGTGGAAGCCGCAGGTGGCAATGGGGACCGCCTTTTCCTGGAGCGCGTCTTCCAAAAGCTGCTCCTAAACTTCAACTGGTGGGTAAACCGGAAGGATACGGACGGTGAGAATCTCTTTGCCGGAGGATTTCTCGGCCTCGACAATATCGGGGTCTTTGACCGCAGCCATCCGCAAATGATCCAAGGCAAACTGGAGCAGGCCGACGCGACCGCGTGGATGGCTTTCTACTGCCTCAATATGCTCGAGATTTCCATCATTCTCGCCTGCGAGCCAGACGGTACCGTGAATACCGCCTACGAGGATATGGCTTCCAAATTTTTCGAGCACTTCGTGCAGATCGTGGAGGCCATTAATCATTTAGGCGGGTCCGGCTTATGGGACGAAGAAGACGGCTTCTATTACGATCAAATTAGCTACGCTGACGGGAAGTCCTGCCGACTGAAAACCCGTTCCCTCGTCGGATTGCTGCCGCTGATCGCGGCAATGCCCCTATCGACCAAGACACTCGACCGCTTGCCTGGATTCAAGAACCGTTTCGAGTGGTTCCTCCGCTACCACAAGGACCTGAGCCGACACGTGGCTCAAGAACAACAGGAGGGCCATACGGACTACCTGCTCGCGATGGCTCCCCGGAACCGACTGCAACGCATCCTCAACTATCTGACCGATGAGGACGAATTCTTATCTCCCCACGGCATTCGATCCCTTTCCCGCCGATACGAAAGCGAGCCCTTCCGCTTTACGGTTGGCGGCAAGACTCTCGACGTCGGCTACCTTCCGGGCGAGAGCGACTCCGGGCTCTTCGGAGGAAACTCCAATTGGCGAGGCCCCATCTGGTTCTCGACCAGCTTCCTTCTCATCGAAGCTCTCCTGCGCTATGATGAATATTACGGAGATGCCGTCTTGGCCACTCTCCCGGAGAATGATTCACCGATCCGGCTGAAAGCGCTCGCCATCCAAGTCGCCTCCCGCATGGCGGATCTCTTTCGCCCCGGTCCCGACGGTGCCCGGCCCTGCCATGGAGGACACCAGCCCTATGCCGAAGACCCTCATTGGAAAGACCTCGTTCTCTTCTACGAGTATTTTGATCCGGAGAGCGGGCGCGGCTGTGGGGCGAGTCACCAAACCGGCTGGACCTCCCTGGTGGCCACGCTTCTGCGCAAGCTGCATGAGGATTCTTATACCGAATTTAGTAAGGTTTGA
- a CDS encoding type II toxin-antitoxin system death-on-curing family toxin: protein MKEPFWLSEESIHAIHHLSVSRFGGTDGLRDDAALSKSLQRPLQHFSYAEPKPTLFELAAIYGSAIVKSHPFLDGNKRTGFMAAYSFLGINGYQLTACEEEAAVQILALADSRLSDAELAAWLEVNCRKKT from the coding sequence ATGAAAGAACCTTTTTGGCTTAGCGAAGAATCGATCCATGCCATCCACCATCTTTCCGTGTCACGATTTGGTGGCACGGACGGCTTGCGTGACGATGCTGCATTATCGAAATCGCTGCAGCGGCCGCTGCAGCACTTTAGCTATGCGGAACCGAAGCCTACGCTCTTTGAACTCGCGGCAATTTATGGCTCTGCGATCGTGAAGAGCCACCCCTTTCTGGATGGGAACAAACGAACGGGATTCATGGCCGCCTATTCTTTCCTCGGGATCAACGGTTACCAGCTCACCGCCTGCGAAGAGGAGGCTGCCGTTCAAATCCTCGCGCTCGCTGACAGCCGCCTGAGCGATGCCGAACTCGCAGCTTGGTTGGAGGTGAACTGCCGGAAGAAGACGTAA
- a CDS encoding polyamine ABC transporter substrate-binding protein, which produces MKSRANPQPFIRNHSLPPRLCMVLGLLLFAPMWADDEIDKPVLTFFNWTAYVDEEVIDEFEEEFNCSVKQLYYQSMDDRDEKILRDNAKGYDVIMVGGSDVAEYASTGWIMPLGEENIPNFKHLDPRWTEAWPQTDTHAIPYLWGTSGIIYRSDLVKEEITSWKQMYEPKEYLGGHIMLSDTHRIALGHGLVALGYSYNSEVPWQLSELQELLEQLKPYVQTTGYFKTDASSGIVSGDTWMGQTWNGDALLLQQRNPDIRYVIPEEGSEIWVDYLTVSSQSEHPELAKEFINFLQDPENNARCALALQFASPNRQSADFLPADFLDNPIIYPSEEELDSCFFQLSVSPKTQKRLITIWSQFAN; this is translated from the coding sequence ATGAAATCGCGAGCCAATCCTCAACCGTTTATCCGAAATCACTCACTACCGCCGCGACTTTGCATGGTCCTCGGGCTTCTCCTGTTTGCGCCGATGTGGGCGGATGACGAAATCGACAAGCCGGTTCTGACATTCTTCAACTGGACCGCCTACGTTGACGAGGAGGTCATCGATGAGTTCGAAGAGGAATTCAACTGCTCGGTGAAACAGCTCTACTATCAGTCAATGGACGACCGGGATGAAAAGATTTTGCGAGACAATGCCAAAGGCTATGACGTCATAATGGTCGGCGGATCCGATGTAGCCGAATACGCATCCACAGGCTGGATCATGCCGCTCGGCGAGGAAAATATTCCCAACTTTAAACACCTCGATCCGCGTTGGACTGAAGCTTGGCCGCAGACGGATACGCATGCCATCCCATACTTGTGGGGCACCTCCGGCATTATCTACCGCTCCGACTTGGTGAAAGAGGAGATCACAAGCTGGAAGCAAATGTATGAGCCGAAAGAATACCTCGGGGGTCACATCATGCTTTCCGACACCCACCGAATCGCTCTGGGCCATGGTTTGGTCGCGCTGGGCTATTCCTACAACTCCGAAGTTCCCTGGCAACTATCGGAATTGCAGGAATTACTCGAACAGTTGAAACCTTATGTGCAAACCACCGGGTATTTTAAAACGGACGCCAGCTCCGGTATTGTTTCGGGAGATACTTGGATGGGACAAACATGGAATGGAGACGCACTTCTCCTGCAGCAGAGAAATCCCGATATCCGCTACGTTATCCCCGAGGAGGGAAGCGAGATTTGGGTCGATTATCTCACGGTATCCAGCCAGTCGGAGCACCCGGAATTGGCGAAGGAGTTTATCAACTTCTTGCAGGATCCCGAGAACAACGCACGCTGCGCCTTAGCCCTTCAATTCGCCTCCCCCAACCGTCAATCCGCAGATTTCTTGCCGGCTGATTTCCTCGACAACCCGATCATTTATCCCTCGGAGGAAGAATTGGACTCCTGCTTTTTTCAGCTCTCGGTTTCTCCCAAGACACAGAAACGGTTGATTACGATTTGGTCGCAATTCGCAAACTGA
- a CDS encoding RHS repeat-associated core domain-containing protein, with product MVAFNESFAPAKPVRSPKNRVGNFFGQEGDLRRANRLPGQYPCQENGHDYGRTASGMFYYGFRYYDSETGRWASRDPIKEEGGLNLYGFVGNDGVNSWDILGLEDDSKKACCDVERFSMVVDRWDKKTEGGEFSLNLTVLFTLILKKGSEKSDCIIYQKLNGATSMQVKFFDKWIPWPELFDDDYDVPKNSSSKYWWDGQKWLLPDWGNWAGDRLATFNDVPGVYNASKSNFPIRFDMKFRTVVADKKTGEEQADLESVDLDRLQVNGRWETHI from the coding sequence ATGGTCGCCTTCAACGAAAGCTTCGCCCCCGCAAAACCCGTCCGCAGTCCCAAAAACCGCGTCGGGAATTTTTTTGGCCAAGAGGGTGACTTGCGTCGGGCGAATCGGCTGCCAGGCCAGTATCCGTGCCAGGAAAACGGGCATGATTACGGTAGGACCGCGTCGGGTATGTTTTATTACGGCTTCAGATACTACGACTCCGAAACGGGACGGTGGGCGTCGCGTGATCCGATCAAGGAAGAAGGTGGGTTGAACCTGTATGGGTTTGTTGGGAATGATGGGGTAAATTCGTGGGATATTCTGGGGCTAGAGGATGATTCAAAAAAAGCCTGCTGTGATGTTGAGCGATTTAGTATGGTGGTAGACCGGTGGGATAAAAAGACTGAAGGTGGAGAGTTTTCGTTGAATTTAACAGTTTTATTTACGCTGATTTTAAAGAAAGGATCAGAAAAATCAGATTGCATAATTTATCAAAAGCTAAACGGAGCCACATCAATGCAAGTGAAGTTTTTCGACAAATGGATTCCATGGCCTGAATTATTTGATGATGATTATGACGTTCCAAAGAATTCTAGTTCAAAATATTGGTGGGATGGTCAAAAATGGCTTCTTCCAGATTGGGGGAATTGGGCTGGTGATAGACTTGCCACATTTAACGATGTGCCGGGCGTTTATAACGCAAGTAAGTCTAATTTTCCTATCAGGTTTGATATGAAATTTAGGACTGTTGTTGCTGACAAGAAAACAGGAGAGGAACAAGCCGATTTAGAATCGGTCGATCTTGATCGACTACAAGTCAATGGAAGATGGGAAACACATATTTAA
- a CDS encoding type II toxin-antitoxin system YafQ family toxin has protein sequence MLRLVRKSRFKKDFKKLLSSGKDLEKLGSVIMALQAEESLPKHNRDHALTGNYAGHRECHLEPDWLLVYKVEEGQLILVRTGSHSELFG, from the coding sequence ATGCTCCGCCTTGTCCGCAAAAGCCGCTTCAAGAAAGACTTCAAGAAGCTTCTTTCCTCGGGGAAGGACTTGGAAAAGCTCGGTTCGGTCATAATGGCCCTGCAAGCGGAGGAGTCCCTGCCCAAGCACAACCGCGACCACGCCTTGACGGGGAATTACGCCGGTCACCGGGAGTGTCATCTAGAGCCTGATTGGCTACTGGTTTACAAAGTCGAGGAAGGACAGCTAATCCTCGTGCGCACGGGCTCACACAGCGAGCTGTTCGGCTGA
- a CDS encoding IS110 family transposase has product MKNQTEQLTPTSPKQTEAKVEVIKLGMDIHKRQYVVVQQVEGEGPKAPQRFTPESFLSYLAKLRKRAKRVITCYEAGCFGYVLHRQLEGMGIENLVVRPRNWDEYGSKVKTDGRDARELCSCLDRWLAGNKNALSVVRVPTEEQERSRSLSRQRETLAKELKRLQNIGQSNGRYYGIELKMSWWKPCRWRVLEKELPDWFVAIIAPIQVVLTTINAQLKEATGREERQANRKLPVGLGALTASVLDQEFRDYSRFSNRRQVASFTGLCPSEQSSGATHHRGSINKHGNPRIRSKLIEACWRLLQFQHDYEPIKQWRLRFAEQPPGKAPKKKMIVAIARRFAVDWWRINTGQIQPEDVGLRVDYPASYAAKALREGRIVKHYA; this is encoded by the coding sequence ATGAAAAACCAAACCGAACAACTCACACCCACGTCACCGAAACAGACTGAAGCGAAAGTGGAAGTCATCAAGCTTGGAATGGACATTCACAAACGACAATACGTAGTCGTTCAACAGGTCGAAGGGGAAGGGCCGAAGGCACCGCAGAGGTTTACTCCGGAATCGTTTTTATCGTATTTGGCTAAATTGAGAAAAAGGGCAAAGCGTGTGATTACTTGCTACGAGGCTGGGTGTTTTGGTTATGTTCTCCACCGTCAACTGGAGGGGATGGGCATTGAAAACCTTGTGGTGCGCCCCCGCAACTGGGACGAATACGGATCGAAGGTGAAGACCGACGGACGGGATGCTCGCGAGCTGTGCAGTTGCCTGGATCGCTGGTTGGCGGGTAATAAAAACGCTTTAAGTGTGGTGCGTGTGCCGACCGAAGAGCAGGAACGCTCGCGCAGTCTGAGCCGCCAGCGCGAGACCTTGGCGAAGGAGTTGAAACGTTTGCAGAACATCGGCCAGAGCAATGGACGCTATTATGGGATTGAGCTGAAGATGAGCTGGTGGAAGCCATGCCGATGGCGGGTGCTGGAGAAGGAGCTTCCGGATTGGTTTGTTGCGATCATCGCACCAATACAAGTCGTACTTACGACAATCAATGCTCAGCTCAAGGAGGCGACGGGGAGGGAAGAACGCCAAGCCAATCGCAAGTTGCCGGTAGGGCTTGGGGCTTTGACCGCTTCCGTCCTTGATCAGGAGTTCCGGGACTACTCCAGGTTTAGCAACCGCCGGCAGGTAGCGAGTTTTACCGGTTTGTGCCCCAGTGAACAGTCCAGCGGCGCGACGCATCATCGCGGGAGCATCAACAAGCACGGGAATCCGAGGATCCGTTCAAAGTTGATTGAGGCCTGCTGGCGCCTCCTTCAGTTCCAGCACGATTACGAACCGATCAAACAGTGGCGATTACGCTTTGCCGAGCAGCCTCCGGGGAAGGCACCCAAAAAGAAAATGATCGTCGCTATCGCACGACGGTTTGCGGTGGACTGGTGGCGTATCAACACCGGTCAAATCCAACCGGAGGATGTTGGTTTGCGAGTGGATTATCCGGCCTCTTATGCAGCCAAGGCTCTCAGAGAAGGAAGAATCGTCAAACACTACGCTTAA
- a CDS encoding AbrB/MazE/SpoVT family DNA-binding domain-containing protein — protein MAIKTKVRKIGNSYGIVLPKEALQALKVEEGATLFLTEAPNHTLNINPEQPGFGEVMQVAEEGMRRYRNTMRELAK, from the coding sequence ATGGCCATAAAAACCAAAGTCCGCAAGATCGGGAACTCCTATGGGATTGTTCTCCCCAAGGAGGCACTGCAGGCCCTCAAAGTGGAAGAAGGCGCGACTCTTTTTTTAACCGAAGCGCCTAATCACACGCTCAACATCAATCCCGAGCAGCCGGGTTTCGGTGAAGTTATGCAAGTTGCTGAGGAAGGCATGCGCCGCTACCGCAATACCATGCGGGAGCTTGCCAAATGA
- a CDS encoding ATP-binding protein, producing MKLRTKLLGFLVPLVAVPLLFLGWIGFKQLSAEAEETILREMNTLQSQLARGADTRLQTAQSNAKLFSESGLLKDFIFASEADRYRFVLLPLLELFSGYNRAYPDYYRIQVASPTGEELAAFDPLASSSYSEQEMIDPSFFERISASSQPIHAEYRFDPGIDRWSLFVSQQLKFLDPTFEDSTIATPSLRGYLILTVGLDDLREQIQRIHPGQTGQNFLTTPEGEILFPKVTQIRQKKLTEEITSEIQTMAVSGADFEVKLGDTAFIADAKEIEGGPLLVSILPREELTRAGRELGLAVIVICVIAIIGTVVCLFLVLKFAVTSPLQVLGDGAKQIESGNLDVEIEIKGNSELTALAHQFNAMARGIKENKRLRDAAQAEALSNKELAITSLEKADRLKDEFLANTSHELRTPLHGMIGVAESLLSGSAGSLSDRATSNLELIVAGGRRLANLVNDILDFSKLQNDDLRLNLKAVDVRSVCSLVMTTLQPTLKNRDIELRSNIAEDLPLVTADENRLQQIFYNIIGNALKFTEQGHVEISAVLKGKNVEVAISDTGIGIPEDQREVIFNSFQQLDSAADRTQGGTGLGLTITRKLIESHGGDIRVESTVGEGSVFSFSLPIASHQIKPELSEDPLQSGVAKIPAPEPLPVTIDPVSSDPLDLLNGKGRTILVVDDEPMNLKVVENHLSLCKFSIHLASSGSEALEWLETPGNQPDLVLLDVMMPRMNGFKVCEIIRKTHPPTDLPIIFLTARSAPEDIAEGMAVGGNDYIPKPFAQKEFFARIQLHMELAESSRTLRDWTLTLEERVLARTKELERANQRLEKQNEILVENENLRRDMERITQHDLRSPIAGIISLAEIILEEHEDNTTAEELKSIIDSGYDVLNMITQTQDMHKLEDGSYNLQIKEFNLVEALFRIGRDTTDLQQKKESKLVIRLDDRNASASDSWTVRADKSLIYLALSNLINNALEATPRQEKVEISLSRIGSVTKIDIHNQGAIPEEVRNRFFDKYATAGKTKGNGIGTYSAQLIIRHHGGTLSFTTDDSTGTTLSITLPDPQG from the coding sequence ATGAAGCTTCGGACCAAATTGCTAGGCTTTCTCGTTCCCCTGGTTGCCGTACCCCTGCTTTTCCTCGGCTGGATTGGGTTCAAGCAGTTGAGTGCCGAAGCGGAGGAAACGATACTTCGGGAAATGAACACCTTGCAGTCGCAGTTGGCCCGGGGAGCGGACACCCGCCTGCAAACGGCACAGTCGAACGCGAAGCTTTTCTCCGAATCCGGCCTGCTCAAGGATTTCATTTTTGCCAGCGAGGCGGATCGCTACCGATTCGTTTTGCTCCCGCTCCTCGAGCTTTTCTCCGGATACAACCGCGCCTATCCGGACTATTATCGAATCCAGGTGGCGTCTCCAACCGGTGAAGAACTCGCCGCCTTTGATCCCCTCGCCAGCTCTTCCTATTCCGAACAGGAAATGATCGATCCCTCTTTTTTCGAGAGGATCTCAGCGAGCAGCCAACCGATTCATGCCGAATACCGCTTTGATCCCGGGATCGACCGTTGGTCTCTTTTCGTCAGCCAACAGTTGAAATTCCTCGATCCCACCTTCGAGGATTCGACCATTGCGACACCGAGTCTGCGCGGCTACCTGATTCTTACGGTGGGCTTGGACGACCTGCGGGAACAAATCCAGCGGATTCACCCTGGCCAAACCGGTCAAAACTTTCTCACCACGCCCGAAGGAGAGATCCTCTTCCCGAAAGTCACGCAGATCCGTCAGAAGAAACTTACCGAAGAGATTACCAGCGAAATTCAAACAATGGCGGTTTCCGGGGCAGACTTTGAAGTAAAACTGGGAGATACGGCGTTTATTGCCGACGCCAAAGAAATCGAGGGCGGGCCCCTACTTGTCTCGATCCTGCCGCGGGAGGAATTGACGAGAGCCGGACGCGAACTGGGGCTGGCCGTTATCGTGATATGCGTCATCGCCATTATCGGAACCGTCGTCTGTCTCTTTCTTGTGCTGAAATTTGCAGTTACCTCTCCGCTCCAGGTGCTGGGCGATGGAGCCAAGCAAATCGAATCCGGCAACCTTGACGTCGAGATCGAGATCAAGGGAAACAGCGAATTGACTGCCCTTGCCCACCAATTCAATGCCATGGCCCGTGGGATTAAGGAGAACAAGCGTCTTCGCGATGCCGCGCAAGCAGAGGCACTGAGCAACAAGGAACTCGCCATCACCAGCTTGGAGAAAGCGGACCGCCTCAAGGACGAATTTCTGGCCAACACTTCCCACGAACTGCGAACTCCCCTACACGGGATGATCGGAGTCGCCGAGTCCCTGCTCAGCGGTTCGGCCGGTTCGTTATCGGATCGGGCCACTTCGAACCTGGAACTCATCGTTGCCGGCGGCCGGAGACTCGCGAACCTGGTGAACGATATTCTGGATTTCTCAAAACTCCAGAACGACGATCTGCGACTCAACCTAAAGGCAGTCGATGTCCGTTCCGTGTGCAGCCTCGTCATGACCACACTGCAACCGACCCTGAAAAACCGCGATATCGAACTCAGGTCGAACATTGCGGAGGACCTCCCGCTGGTCACGGCAGACGAAAACCGCCTCCAGCAGATTTTCTACAACATAATCGGGAACGCTCTCAAGTTTACGGAGCAGGGGCATGTCGAGATCAGCGCAGTTCTGAAGGGAAAAAACGTTGAGGTCGCTATATCCGATACAGGCATCGGGATCCCCGAAGATCAACGAGAAGTGATTTTCAACTCTTTCCAACAACTCGATTCGGCAGCGGATCGAACCCAGGGAGGAACCGGATTGGGCCTTACCATTACTCGAAAACTAATCGAATCCCATGGGGGTGATATTCGCGTGGAGTCCACCGTCGGGGAGGGAAGCGTATTCTCGTTCTCCCTCCCAATCGCTTCTCACCAAATCAAACCGGAACTCTCCGAAGATCCTCTGCAAAGCGGGGTAGCCAAGATACCTGCACCGGAGCCCCTCCCCGTGACGATTGATCCAGTGTCGAGCGATCCTCTCGACCTCCTGAATGGAAAAGGTCGAACGATCCTCGTCGTCGACGATGAACCGATGAACTTGAAGGTTGTGGAGAACCATTTGAGCCTCTGCAAATTTTCCATTCACCTGGCTTCGAGTGGGAGCGAGGCACTCGAATGGCTCGAAACTCCCGGAAACCAACCCGACCTCGTCCTGCTCGACGTGATGATGCCGCGCATGAACGGGTTCAAAGTCTGCGAAATCATTCGAAAAACCCATCCCCCGACGGATCTTCCCATCATCTTTCTCACCGCCCGCAGCGCTCCGGAAGATATAGCCGAGGGCATGGCGGTGGGAGGAAACGACTACATTCCCAAGCCGTTCGCTCAGAAGGAATTTTTCGCCCGCATTCAGCTCCACATGGAGCTGGCGGAATCCAGTCGCACTTTACGGGATTGGACGCTTACGCTGGAGGAGCGGGTTCTTGCGAGGACGAAGGAGCTCGAACGGGCAAATCAGAGGCTCGAGAAGCAGAACGAGATATTGGTCGAGAACGAGAATCTTCGCCGGGATATGGAAAGGATTACCCAGCATGACCTGCGCTCACCCATCGCGGGAATCATCAGTCTCGCTGAAATCATCCTGGAAGAACACGAAGATAACACCACAGCAGAAGAGCTTAAATCGATTATCGATAGCGGCTACGATGTCCTGAATATGATTACCCAAACGCAGGATATGCATAAGCTGGAGGATGGCTCCTACAACCTCCAGATCAAGGAATTCAATCTCGTTGAAGCGCTATTCCGTATCGGAAGGGACACTACGGATCTCCAGCAGAAAAAGGAATCGAAACTGGTAATTAGACTCGACGACCGCAACGCCTCGGCCTCGGACTCCTGGACGGTTCGGGCCGATAAAAGCCTAATCTACCTCGCTCTCTCGAACCTGATCAACAACGCTCTGGAGGCTACCCCCCGGCAAGAGAAGGTTGAGATTTCCCTGTCACGCATCGGGTCAGTCACGAAAATCGACATTCACAATCAGGGAGCGATTCCAGAAGAAGTGCGCAACCGGTTTTTCGACAAATATGCGACTGCCGGCAAAACCAAAGGAAATGGGATCGGCACCTATTCCGCCCAACTCATTATCCGCCATCATGGCGGAACACTTTCCTTCACCACGGACGATTCGACCGGCACCACACTGAGCATCACCCTTCCGGATCCTCAAGGATGA